The Eleutherodactylus coqui strain aEleCoq1 chromosome 10, aEleCoq1.hap1, whole genome shotgun sequence genome contains the following window.
ggcttatatttttaagcccttcccaaaaattcatcccgcactcgctggcagcccattgctttcaatggagccggctgtattgccggctccattgaattcaatgggctaacatcattcttctctgccacagctgttacagctgtggcagaggagaacaatcttaatgctgacagtgggggggggggggtctcactcttgccactattgtggcttaatagtgagacctcggagcccgaaatgcagccctgcatgttgctcctcgcctgccctatccatttctgtattttttacatgactttggtgatttgctaagattttcataaatgaaaaccttagcggagcaccggtcatatacaaaaatgctcgagtcgcccattgacttcaatggggttcgttactcaaaacgaactctcgagcatcactgaaagttcgactcgagtaacgagcacttgagcattttggtgctcgctcatctctatttcattCATATTGTCAATATTTTACAGTTTCTGACATTTTCTCTCTGTAGATCCCTGAAAATGAGACTCCATCTGACACCCAAGGAGCCGAAGAAGGGAAACACAGTGGGGGCAAGTTCAGCAAGAAATGGCGAGCGGTTATATCTCGAACCATGAACAGGAAGTCAGGGAAACTGATGATGAAGGCAATGGCTGATGAAATGGTGAGAAGATCATTTATATGAGTGATGAGTGGAGACCCCTCCGTTGTCCCCTCTTACTCATTTCAAAAGAGAGCGATCGTAAAACGACCCTTCGATCGCTGGGATAAAATCTACCCTGGGAATGGAGGAGGGAAGTTATCCTCCACTCTCCCTTTGTGGCGTTCTCCCTCAAATTCACTGTTTGCCAGGCCCCTCTTCAATCTTTCAAGATGGCGGCACCTCAGACTACAGTGCCTCAGTAGTCTGAGGTACGTCACACTACTTTATATTGGCTAGCATTACTTATGTGaatagcactggccaatcagaaagctgaTGTAGTGCATCAGTAGTCCAAGACATGTACGCTGCATGTCAGGTGTTAGTGTTTAGAGGCGACTTAGAAGCTGAGCCCACTGCAAACATGCTCACATCAGCCACGATTAGAGATACTCGAATCGTAGCtaataaccatttaaatgcctctgtcaattctgGCAGGGTCATTTAAATGTAGCGATCAAGATTATGATATCCAAATGGCCCCCCAATGATCCCTCCATGTGTCATGACAGCCTAAGGCCTCTTGAAGACCCCCAGGGCTACTGTGGTTGATCACCTATTAAGACCTGCCTGTGACACATCTTAACAGAATGTCTGTCACAATattgtataatgcaatactatagtaatgCTGCATACTGTATAAGTAATCAAACAATcaaaagttcaagtcccctgtgtggACTAAAAAAACAAAGTACAAAAAAGTAACCTTTTTTAATAATTACGAAAAATATTAGACTTTTAAAAAAGACCTTTTACCAGTCGTcgtagcaaaaaaataaaaaaatgaggaaaaatttgaataggtattgctccatctgtaaaagtccagtttATTATAATAACACATTAATCTCACATGGCGTCCGAAAGAAAATGCATAATGCaataaatgcacttttttggtcaccccatttcCAATAAagaaattaccatatatactcgagcataagcctagtttttcagcacttttttatgctgaaaaatcccccctcgttttatactcaagtgaggtaaaaaaaacaacaacaaataaaACCCtataatactcacctcccagcctgcgtctgtgtccctggcacgatggtctccccggcggtgtggcaagttgcttgagaattctcccctctGTGATCTccttgctcagctttgaattccctgccgtctgtgattggctggcactcaatccaatcacagtgcttacttacacagtgctgacggcggggaaattgaaaaccgagcagggagatgacagcggggagaagtctgaagcagcttgccgcaccaccggggagaccatcggGCCAGGgagacagacgccggctgggaggcgagtattgcgttttgtttttttacctagtatatactcgagtatagctcggcttagactcgagtcaataagttttaccagttttttgtggtaaaacgtattgactcggcttatactcgggtcggctaatactccagtatatacgataaataaaaagtgaccagaaagttgtatgtaccgcAAAATAATACCGATAAAAACTGAAGGCCACCCTACAACAGCTGAGCCCTCAGGCCGCTGCATCCATGGAAAATGAAATAGTTATGGAAGGTCAAAAGATAGAGGAAAAAATAGTAATATTTTTGGGCTGCGTTTACACGAGCAAGAAACTTGGACCGATATCACTCTTGCAAACTTTCGATCTTGTCTGTCACATTGTGGTACATGCAATTCCCACTGGCAGAAAGTCCCCTGTTGTTTCAATAGGAGAAatccaaaaattgcatgaaactcGCGTGTACATGTGACCACCATGCGAGTCCAGTGCAATTCTTACCTgcccatagcaaataatgggcATGTTTTCTGCGATATCGCAGAGAAAAGGATATGCTTTAGATTTTCTGTCTTGCACTATCGCTGCGAGTGTAAAAGCACCTGCATAAATTaatccattggaaacaatgggctagTACAACGTACGAGTTTCGTGCATCTTGCAAACGCACAGAACTTGTGCGCTTTTatcacccgtgtaaataagcACTTAAAGGTGTATTATGTCTTAAGCAGTGCTACATAATAAAAAAGATATACATTCAGTATCACATAATCGTACCGATCGCAGAATAACAATGATGCATCATTTTTACTGCCCTGTGAACACCGTTAAAACATCACCCTCACTAAAAAAATGTCACAATTGAATTTtattccattcctccccgcttagaatttttaagaaTGCTTccaatacattaaatagtaccattgaaaaataccttTCCCGCGAAAAACGATCCCTAAGGTAGCTATGTCAGCGGAAAAATAAAGTGATGATTTTtggaaagtggagaggaaaaaaaaattgaaagaaaaaaacggGCAGCGCCAAGAAGGGGTTaagttaccatatatactcaagtataagcctagtttttcagcacatatttttgtgcttaaaaagcccccctaggcttatactcgagtcagggaagggttaataaaaaaaaaccctccatactcacctcccagctggcgtctgtgttcccagcggtggtgcagcaagctgcttgaattcctgtgttcctgGCTGTGATGCGGCAAGCTACTTGAATTCTCCCAGCTATCCTCAACCGCcgcctctctgctcggctcttccatccccccgccatcaatgctgtgattggatcgagcgccagccaatcacagccggcgcttgatcattcacagccaatcagtgaatgactggcactcgatccaatcaccccgcttacttacacagcgctgatggtgggggatttgaaagccgagcagggagatgacagtggggagaattctaaagcagcttgccgcacagacacagacgccggctgggaggtgagtatggagggctttttttttttacccagtatatactcgaatcactaagttttaccagttttttgtagtaaaacttattgactcggcttatactcgggtcagctaatactcgagtatgtatGGTAATTCATAGTTATTGATCCTTTTCACGCACGATATCTGACCATATCACATTAGGTCAGATATTGCGCATataactcgcctgtgtgaaggcacccttatagCACCCCGTTTTGCAGCGCTGTGGTCAGGAGAACGCTCGCGGATCCAGGACAGATTTTTATGTATTTGTTTTCTATCTCAGGTTTTGTGGACTTTTCTATGAGTTTTATATACTTTTATACCCTAAAGACATTTCTGTATCCACCTGTCTGTCCTAGGGAGAACACGGAGAGCAGGGCTGCGTTTCACCAACTTCTCCGGATGGGAGCGTGGATGACGGCCTCCCGAAAAAACTGTCCGACCCTGCAGAAGATGAGCACAGATCCGTCAGCAGACAGACCTCCAGTGGTGGGTTCATTCATAGACTGATATCACACACTGAGTGGTAAAGAGCGACCTCATTAATATGGCAGTAAGCAGTTAATGACACAGTCGATACCCGTTATGTTTCAGTATGGCGGCCAGGTATATTCTGGAAGTAGCTTCTCATGCTCAGTGTCCCCACCTGCTGGGTAATGTGCTTTATACAGGATGTAGTCAAAAGGCCGGATCCAGTGCTGTATCTCACTAATGGTGTCCTGTATTGAAGTAACAATAGCGTACTGGACTAGGAAGTCATGCTACATGATGGGATGGCACACAGGGGCCCCTGAGAACCCGGAACCTGGATTTGAATTTGGTATTGTGGCTCCCGTAAaatatagagagtaaaacccaattgtagAATTGAATAGCAGCATGTAGGAATCAGAAATCCAATTTCCGTCTCTCTCTAAATACTGTGGGACCGCCGCTATGACTGAAGAAAGGGAAGAGTACTGGAAGTGACCTCTTCTGCTACGATAGGGACAGATCTACCAGGAAGTCATCTGCCATTGTCCGCAAGAGAATCAGGTACCGATCCACGtggagagtccctggaatgagcACAGGTCCAACCAGGCGATTGCGCCAAATTCCAACCCATATGTGAAAGCTTAAATCTGCCTTGTCCTCTGATTGGATCGTGCTCTTACTAGTAATCAGCATTACATCGGCACTGAATCAGCGCTTCGCCGTTCACTAACATGATCCCTAAATGATGGCGTCAGTCCCAGCCTGCACTGTCACATGTATTGTAGCAGAGGGAGGACCCTTCCATTACGCTTTCCTTTCTACAGTCATAGCAGCGCTCCCACCGGACTTAGAGAGATGCAGAAAGCGGATTTCAGCTTTTCACAACTTTACAATTGGGTTTTATTCTGTCTCTTACCGGGGCCACAGCACAGAATTGAAATCCATGTACTGGGCCCCCAGGAGCCTGTCCACCGTACCATCATGTAGTGCATCTATGCTTTCCTATTCAAgcacgctattgttatttcactatAGGACACCCTTAATGAGATGTAGTGCTGGATCCCACATTAGGACTACACCCTGTGCCGCCAAGAAGAGTGGGGGAAGGGAAGTGACAACTACTCTGACCACATTTTTGGTTTATAAATGTGGCTGTCACTTTCCATGTTCATTCAGCCATTGTCCTTGTAAGTGAAACTGACGACAATCGCTTACTAACCACATTGCATTAAGAGCCCTCCCTCTGCTCATGGCAACAAATTTGCAAGAAGCCAAGAAACCCACAATAACAGCAACTCAAACTGCAGAAATAGTCTAGTTAAGAGTAGATCGTCATTCCTCTATTCATTGGTCCCACTACAAGTGTTTGTCCTCTACAGTGGTTTATATATGATATAATGACCCGCCGCTACTCTTTATGATCGTATCTCTATACAGGCAGCGAGCTCTGCAGTCCGTCATACATGTTCAGCAACAGAGACAGCGTCAATATGGAGAACCTCGCACCTCCTTACTCCGGTCCATTCTGTGGAAAAGCAAAGGTTCACACAGACTTCACACCAAGTCCGTATGAAAAAGATTCCCTCAAGCTCAGAGTAAGAAGCTCGCCTGCAATTGCTCTAGAGAAGATATCTCATATCATAAAATATATGATACATAGTCATTGCTTATAGGGTCACTTGCTAATATGTAGATATAAATCAAATAGATGACCAAACTTTATTTGTATGCTCAGGGTTATCATAACTGAATGACAGGTCTATAGCTGCTGGAGACTAGATAGGCAGGATGCAAACATTTATGACAATAGCAAAGGGAAGAGTCTGAATACTGTTGCTTCCCACAGAGAACATCAGTCTCTCCCTGAAGACTATATTAGCACACAGTGAGACCCTTTTATGCCATTGGCTTCCATTCAGTGCACTAAAGTCCATTTATCCTGCTGGAGACTAGATAGGCAGGAAACACGTATTAAAGGGAAGAGTCTCTCATATTCTCTGGGGGAAGCAGCAATATTCCACCTCTACCTGGAGACTCTATTAGCCCATAGTGAGACTATTTTATGCCATTGGCATTCATTCAGTGCACTAGAGCCCATTTATCCTGCATGTCTGCATCTGTATACATGAGGTTTGCATGCCACCAATATTTTAGTGTTTAACACACATACTTGACATTATTGATATTTAATGATTGTTAGTAAAACTATTTTGATAGACCTGCTTGAAAGTCAAGGGTGGGTCCCATGTGAGTTCCTAATGATGGACATGAAGTCCTTGCTAAATACTGGGCTGGGAAGGAAAATAAGGAGATGCTTCAGTAAaagcagccaaaaaggaaaaaCGAGAATTAAGGGCAAGAATTGAAAAAACTATGGGAAAGGGATGGCAAGAAAtagcctgcggatgtcattttcccttgaggcgtggattgcgtgtgcgggaaaacacccgcagcatgctccattttagtgcgagtctcccgcgggcttctattgaagcctatggaagccgtccagatccgcggcacacccgcagctaaattcctgctctccggcgtgggagagcaggagttaaaaaaaaaatacagtgcatggcgcatgcgcgcgtcACGCTactggcgtgccaagcacatccgccgggccgaagaaagaaaatccggctgcgccggagggcagatccgcagcatccggacaggtaagtaatgcttactttttagcctcatgtccgcgggaaaggagggaccgctgcgggattctgcatgaagaatctgcggcgggcctgattttccccgtggacatgaggccttggtaGTTTGTCCAATATATTGTAACCTGCAAGGACATTCTaataaatatataacaaaaaaggAGCTACAGTTTAAAAATTGATTGATTTTCGTAGCTCTTTGTTCACAATTTATAAAATGAGTGAATAGGACAACAATGACCTGTCTTTTCTGGTCTGCAGGTGGGAGACATCATTGACATCATTGAAAAACCACCAGTTGGCACTTGGACTGGAATGCTTAAGAACAAGGTTGGATCGTTCAAGTTCGTCTATGTTGATATTCTTCCTGAGGTGACTGAGAACCCCAAAAAAGTCAGGACACATGGAAGGAGCAAAAAATCCCAGCCTAAGAGTTTACAGGAATTGCTGGAGCGGATTAATATGCAGGTCAGACATGAATTATGTCCATGTTGCTTTAAagagtacctgagttttcaacaagttttctacaaTACCCCAGGGTCTCCTTACCTGTTCATTTTCTGCTTTTTGCACCTTGTTTCATGTCtacaagttctgattttca
Protein-coding sequences here:
- the SASH3 gene encoding SAM and SH3 domain-containing protein 3 translates to MLRRKPSNASDKDPGQKKKLSLQRSSSFKDFGKSKLSSPGVCDKEFNLESEIPENETPSDTQGAEEGKHSGGKFSKKWRAVISRTMNRKSGKLMMKAMADEMGEHGEQGCVSPTSPDGSVDDGLPKKLSDPAEDEHRSVSRQTSSGSELCSPSYMFSNRDSVNMENLAPPYSGPFCGKAKVHTDFTPSPYEKDSLKLRVGDIIDIIEKPPVGTWTGMLKNKVGSFKFVYVDILPEVTENPKKVRTHGRSKKSQPKSLQELLERINMQEHIATLMLNGYETIEDFKDLKESHLVELNITDPQHIVKLLTAAEVLLDYDTGSEHEEVTGTPSSSHNCHLPRDSGCYEGPENLENSRDESDINSAEENFQRLSIDDSIIKKHTVTEQPQEVTSQDG